The Mytilus galloprovincialis chromosome 4, xbMytGall1.hap1.1, whole genome shotgun sequence genome contains a region encoding:
- the LOC143070571 gene encoding sex peptide receptor-like, with product MNRCVYEDIIRFDTKGSSLSDFRTQYAYMHGPISIVICILGIILNAANIVVLTRKNMMTSINVILTWLAVADNLKMTDYLIFAIGFYVMKDPDLDLMNTYNIHKGKYLEFHASFAIVCHNIGVWLTVSLAIFRFLYIWFPGRGKIFCTVTRAKLTVALIYVTIAIICIPNYYTNFLDKKTPVHLNSSNITCHAKYTVNMIDQKDPVFIANTYIQAIFTKLVPCVLLTVLTFLLIYAMHQAYQKRKVLLSQGHDQDARRHHEHNRTTGMLLAVVILFLLVELPFGILTLMIVFSPAEWMTKVYDNLGEFHELLALFNNSVNFLLYCSMSKQFRKTFISIFCRCLPKQNYRVINMTERSQFNNSVNHNHHNTTHVQTDA from the coding sequence ATGAATCGGTGTGTATATGAAGATATAATACGGTTCGATACAAAAGGTAGTTCCTTGAGTGATTTTCGAACGCAGTATGCCTACATGCATGGACCTATTAGCATTGTTATTTGTATTCTTGGAATTATTCTTAACGCAGCAAACATTGTAGTGCTGACACGTAAAAACATGATGACGTCAATCAATGTCATACTCACGTGGTTAGCTGTCGCGGATAATCTCAAAATGacagattatttaatttttgcaatTGGTTTTTACGTGATGAAAGATCCAGATCTTGATCTGATGAACACGTATAATATCCATAAAGGGAAATACTTGGAGTTTCATGCCAGTTTTGCTATTGTTTGTCACAACATTGGAGTATGGCTGaccgtctcattggcaatatttCGTTTCTTATACATATGGTTTCCCGGTagaggtaaaatattttgcacaGTGACCAGAGCTAAACTCACAGTTGCCTTGATTTATGTGACAATAGCAATAATATGTATACCAAATTACTACACAAACTTCTTAGATAAGAAAACACCAGTTCATTTAAACAGCTCAAACATCACGTGTCATGCAAAATATACAGTTAACATGATTGATCAAAAGGATCCCGTATTTATAGCGAACACTTATATTCAAGCAATATTCACGAAACTAGTGCCTTGTGTCTTGTTAACAGTTTTGACATTTCTTTTGATATATGCAATGCATCAAGCTTATCAAAAACGCAAAGTATTATTAAGTCAAGGCCATGATCAGGATGCACGACGTCATCATGAACACAACAGGACCACTGGTATGTTGTTAGCTGTCGTGATATTGTTCTTATTGGTTGAACTTCCTTTTGGAATATTAACTTTAATGATAGTGTTTTCCCCTGCAGAATGGATGACAAAAGTATATGACAATCTTGGAGAATTCCATGAACTCTTGGCACTGTTTAATAATTCTGTTAACTTTTTACTATACTGTAGTATGAGTAAACAGTTTCGTAAAACGTTCATTTCTATATTTTGCAGATGTTTGCCAAAACAAAATTATCGCGTAATAAATATGACAGAAAGGAGTCAATTTAACAACTCAGTGAACCACAATCATCACAATACTACTCATGTGCAAACAGATGCATGA